The following coding sequences are from one Spirochaeta lutea window:
- a CDS encoding diphosphomevalonate/mevalonate 3,5-bisphosphate decarboxylase family protein: protein MKSTSTAVCTARPSLALMKYWGKEDLGQGDPYTGRNIPATPSLAVTLEGIETRTEVSLFSTPAAPADPAAPELPTPPPAPNPGTSTPGGAADSISINGTAQPVEQFRDFFNLLRRRFAAWRRENPRAFTIPDSQVPVFQAESSNTFPTAAGLASSASGLAALTGAAVAALIRPELRPTWYTALVTQEGELQNQIQTSLQAAPGGSALEILQTLSRDHLSTPSWPAELTGLPDTLELSRIARAGSGSASRSIFGGFTLFPPGAVQALPVAPPAFWPDFRIVLLRLTRDQKPLSSRQAMNRTRDTSPYYQAWLQDAPKQTDKAIQALLAADPAELGRLTQLSYLRMFSTMFSADPPVVYWLPASLQIIRLAQDLRTRGLQVWETMDAGPQVKLLTTAADLEEVLHGLSSALPAIEPVVCKPGRGLEFSHAS, encoded by the coding sequence GTGAAATCCACCAGCACCGCGGTTTGCACCGCCAGGCCAAGCCTGGCATTGATGAAATACTGGGGAAAGGAAGATTTGGGCCAGGGTGATCCCTACACCGGTAGAAACATCCCCGCCACCCCGAGCCTCGCCGTAACCCTGGAGGGCATTGAGACCCGAACCGAGGTCTCCCTCTTCAGCACCCCTGCCGCCCCTGCTGACCCGGCTGCCCCGGAGCTTCCGACACCCCCCCCCGCCCCGAACCCCGGCACGTCAACCCCCGGTGGGGCCGCGGACAGCATCTCTATTAACGGCACAGCCCAACCGGTGGAACAGTTCAGGGATTTTTTCAACCTGCTGCGCCGGCGCTTTGCCGCCTGGCGCCGTGAAAACCCCCGGGCCTTCACCATCCCCGATTCCCAGGTCCCCGTCTTCCAGGCCGAGAGCAGCAATACCTTTCCCACCGCAGCGGGTCTCGCCAGTTCCGCCAGCGGTCTCGCAGCCCTGACGGGCGCCGCTGTGGCTGCCCTGATCCGGCCGGAACTCCGACCGACCTGGTACACCGCCCTGGTTACCCAGGAAGGGGAACTGCAAAATCAGATTCAAACCAGTCTCCAGGCCGCCCCGGGGGGATCGGCCCTGGAAATCCTCCAGACCCTTTCCCGGGATCACCTCAGCACCCCCTCCTGGCCCGCAGAACTCACGGGACTACCGGACACCTTGGAACTCAGCCGGATAGCCCGGGCCGGCTCAGGCTCAGCCAGCCGCTCCATTTTCGGCGGTTTCACCCTGTTCCCCCCAGGGGCCGTACAAGCCCTGCCGGTCGCGCCTCCGGCGTTTTGGCCGGACTTCCGCATCGTACTTCTGAGACTCACCAGGGACCAGAAACCCCTCTCAAGCCGCCAGGCAATGAACCGCACCAGGGATACCAGCCCCTACTACCAGGCATGGCTTCAGGACGCCCCGAAACAAACCGACAAAGCCATCCAAGCGCTCCTAGCTGCCGATCCGGCTGAACTGGGACGCCTAACACAGCTTTCGTATCTACGGATGTTCTCAACCATGTTTTCCGCGGATCCTCCGGTGGTGTACTGGCTGCCTGCCAGTTTGCAGATTATCCGGCTGGCCCAGGATCTGCGAACCCGAGGCCTTCAGGTGTGGGAGACCATGGATGCCGGTCCCCAGGTCAAACTCCTTACCACCGCAGCCGATCTGGAGGAGGTGCTCCACGGCCTTTCCTCCGCCCTCCCGGCCATTGAACCCGTGGTCTGCAAGCCAGGCCGGGGATTGGAGTTCAGTCATGCATCATGA
- a CDS encoding GHMP family kinase ATP-binding protein, with protein MHHEPALTLTVPGNILLFGEYVILEEGGLGIAAAPGVYARLTADPIHESSPGLIILEGKMETHGPGRSWFLDTRSDDPLDNTKPVLLHSVWRTLGYPPVTRGWRLTLDTREFVYPDNRKRGFGSSAAAAVALTAALMIISDHPEGADPARVFPRALDAHRHFQGGRGSGYDVAASCFGGTGMFTGGAQPEWTSCHLPWLPYLGSYPGPEEIATPGSITAYTRWVSGHPSKHQALIQDHNHLLRALTEAATWNTAQPLAENLASLSLELGRTIGRSAEIPPPPWPHIYYKASGAGNELGVFFSQEEEPGNLKLSSRGLQVIRAKGFSPSDR; from the coding sequence ATGCATCATGAGCCGGCGCTCACACTTACGGTTCCCGGAAACATCCTGCTTTTCGGCGAGTATGTAATCCTCGAGGAAGGGGGATTAGGCATTGCTGCCGCACCGGGGGTCTACGCAAGACTGACCGCCGATCCCATCCATGAATCCAGCCCGGGCCTTATAATCCTGGAAGGGAAGATGGAAACCCACGGGCCGGGCAGGAGCTGGTTCTTGGATACCCGGAGCGATGATCCCCTGGACAATACAAAACCGGTCCTGCTCCACAGTGTGTGGAGGACCCTGGGCTACCCGCCGGTCACCCGGGGCTGGCGCCTTACCCTGGATACCAGGGAGTTTGTCTATCCCGACAACCGAAAACGGGGATTCGGCTCCAGCGCCGCTGCGGCCGTTGCCCTAACCGCCGCCTTGATGATTATCTCTGACCACCCCGAGGGTGCCGATCCAGCCCGGGTCTTCCCCCGGGCCTTGGATGCCCACCGGCATTTTCAAGGCGGCCGGGGAAGCGGCTACGATGTGGCAGCCAGCTGCTTCGGGGGAACCGGGATGTTCACCGGGGGGGCTCAGCCAGAATGGACGTCATGCCATCTACCCTGGCTGCCGTATCTTGGAAGCTATCCCGGCCCCGAGGAGATTGCTACCCCGGGTTCCATTACAGCCTACACCCGGTGGGTTTCCGGCCACCCCAGTAAACACCAGGCCCTTATCCAGGACCATAACCATCTCCTCAGGGCCCTCACCGAGGCCGCCACCTGGAACACTGCCCAACCCCTGGCTGAAAACCTTGCTTCCCTATCCCTAGAACTCGGGAGAACCATCGGCAGGTCTGCGGAAATCCCTCCCCCTCCCTGGCCGCATATCTACTACAAGGCATCGGGAGCCGGGAACGAACTGGGGGTATTCTTCTCCCAGGAGGAGGAACCGGGGAATCTGAAACTAAGTTCCCGGGGACTCCAGGTAATCCGGGCTAAAGGATTCTCTCCCTCGGACAGATAA
- the mvk gene encoding mevalonate kinase — MDQIVGRASGKLLLFGEHAAVYGHPALGCGLSKTCSVTLIPEPQSTDLRLPYLEELAPEASQELVTTMKRLVPGFTLPGGTFHVESDIPVSAGMGSSAALCGALSQILLSLAGEDHPGLLSLLPETEHLEGWSPEERRFHLLWYIANELEHVFHGTPSGIDTALALSQGTLALFPRPRQLPDVLPLADPGLPLLIGALPRQSSTKQLVSSIRSAMIKEDPDTEEAMEHLGDCAHRAIQLLETPTPWDQWTAASRVTLGQTMNRAHQILSSLGLSTAQVDQILTKAETMGALGSKLSGAGGGGTFIILARDKESAADIAGGLNDYARQSGIDLLTPLTLI; from the coding sequence ATGGATCAGATAGTCGGCAGGGCTTCGGGTAAACTTCTCCTGTTCGGAGAGCATGCAGCGGTCTACGGGCATCCAGCCCTGGGCTGCGGATTATCAAAAACCTGCAGTGTTACCCTGATTCCCGAGCCCCAAAGCACCGATCTTCGGTTGCCCTACCTGGAGGAATTAGCCCCCGAGGCATCCCAAGAGCTCGTCACCACCATGAAACGTCTGGTCCCCGGTTTCACCCTGCCCGGAGGCACCTTCCATGTGGAAAGCGACATTCCGGTGTCGGCAGGGATGGGATCATCTGCGGCCCTCTGCGGAGCCCTCTCCCAGATTTTACTCTCCCTGGCAGGTGAGGACCATCCCGGTCTGCTCTCCCTGCTCCCCGAGACCGAACACCTGGAGGGCTGGAGCCCCGAGGAACGGCGCTTCCACCTCCTATGGTACATCGCCAACGAGCTGGAACACGTCTTCCACGGCACCCCATCGGGAATTGATACTGCCCTGGCGCTTTCACAAGGAACCTTGGCGCTCTTCCCCCGGCCTCGTCAGCTGCCCGACGTTCTGCCCCTGGCCGATCCGGGGCTACCCCTGCTCATCGGAGCCCTGCCCCGGCAGAGCAGCACGAAACAACTGGTTTCCTCCATCCGGAGCGCCATGATTAAGGAAGATCCGGATACCGAAGAAGCTATGGAGCACCTGGGCGACTGCGCCCACCGGGCTATTCAACTCCTGGAAACCCCAACCCCCTGGGATCAATGGACAGCCGCAAGCCGGGTCACCCTGGGTCAGACCATGAACCGCGCCCATCAGATCCTCTCGTCCCTGGGGTTATCCACAGCCCAGGTAGACCAAATCCTGACCAAAGCTGAAACCATGGGAGCCCTGGGTTCAAAACTCAGCGGCGCCGGAGGCGGCGGCACCTTTATCATCCTCGCCAGAGACAAGGAATCAGCTGCCGACATCGCTGGCGGTCTGAATGACTATGCCCGCCAATCGGGTATCGACCTGCTGACCCCCCTGACCCTCATATAG